In Methanofervidicoccus sp. A16, the sequence ATTTATGAGACAACTGACTAGGTTTGCATTCGATCCAAGGGATGAAGGTGATAGGGATAAAGAGGCCTACTTTGAGAACCTCCACAACTGTACCACCTGTGCCAAGTGTGTCGAGGTGTGTCCCAAGGAGATAGATATTGTCCATAGGGCCATAGAGAGGTTGAGGGAACTAGCCTTTAAAAAGGGATACTATTTAAGAAACCACTTAATAGTTAGGGAGAACATATTGAAAGGTAACAGATCTGTGAAGAAGGAAAGAGGGTCTTTCTTAGAAGAGGTAAAAGAAGAGTATATAGCGGATAAGGAGAAGATGAGATTGGCATTCTTCACAGGGTGTTTAGTTGACTACAGGTTGCAGGATGTAGGTAGAAGTGCTATAAAGGTATTAAATGCCCACGGCATATCTGTTGTAATACCTAAGGATCAGGTGTGTTGTGGATCCCCCCTCCTCAGGACTGGACAGAGGGATCTTGCAGAGAAGTTGAAGAGGAAAAATCTTAAAGTGTTTAATAATCTAGATGTAGATGGAGTAGTTACTGTATGTGCAGGATGTGGTAGTACTCTAAAGAGAGATTACAGGGAGAGGGAGTTCCAGGTAATGGATATAACGGAGGTGTTGGATAAGGTACCTATAGAGTACAAACCTTTAGATATTAAGGTGACCTATCACGATCCCTGTCATCTGAGGAGAGGACAGGGAATATACTTGGAACCTAGGAGGATATTGAAGAGGATACCTAAATTGGAGTTAATAGAGATGGAGATACCTGATCAGTGCTGTGGTGCTGGAGGAGGAGTTAGAAGTGGAAAACCAGAGATAGCCAATGCTATAGGGAGGAGAAAGGTTAGGATGATATGTAAAACTGGAGCAGATTACGTTATTACAGTATGTCCATTCTGTGAGTACCATATAAGGGATAATTTGAAAAAGTTCGATGAAGAGGGAGGTAGTTTAAAGGTGATGAATATAGTCTCACTCTTAGACAAGGTTATATAATCAACTAATCCTTAAATGCAGATCGTTAATTTTGTGGAAAGGATACCATTCTAACCTTTTAGTGTTCGGAAGATGTTTAGAGGAATTTAATTTTTTAATTTTTACTATTTACTAGAATTTTTGATAGGAGATTAGAGGTAAATCTATAGTTAATAAAAAAATGATAAAATATTATAACATTGATTTCTCTATTAAAAATCCTTATAAAAATTAAAAATAGTTAAAATAAAAATAATAAATAAAAATAAAAATGAAGTAAAAAATAATAAAATAATTAATAAAAAAGTAAAAGACTCTATTTGCTCCGGATATAAAATACTAAAAAGTATCCTAGTTCCCATCAAGAGGATAGTTTAA encodes:
- the tfrB gene encoding fumarate reductase (CoM/CoB) subunit TfrB, which translates into the protein MGSITITVNRNGVFKKYTVPEHITVLEALEYINSNYGEGILYRSSCRSGQCGSCAMTINGEPRLACKTKVEDGMVVEPLEGFNVVEDLIVDRSPYYKKIQDLRNYLHCEGDKTNLKITPKDIKEFKSVRNCIDCLCCLSKCPARRFSQYPGPTFMRQLTRFAFDPRDEGDRDKEAYFENLHNCTTCAKCVEVCPKEIDIVHRAIERLRELAFKKGYYLRNHLIVRENILKGNRSVKKERGSFLEEVKEEYIADKEKMRLAFFTGCLVDYRLQDVGRSAIKVLNAHGISVVIPKDQVCCGSPLLRTGQRDLAEKLKRKNLKVFNNLDVDGVVTVCAGCGSTLKRDYREREFQVMDITEVLDKVPIEYKPLDIKVTYHDPCHLRRGQGIYLEPRRILKRIPKLELIEMEIPDQCCGAGGGVRSGKPEIANAIGRRKVRMICKTGADYVITVCPFCEYHIRDNLKKFDEEGGSLKVMNIVSLLDKVI